The Thermoleophilaceae bacterium genome contains the following window.
ACGCTGATCGTGGCGGCGATCGCGTTCTTCCTGGTGGTGGCGTGGGGGACCGTGGCGCTGATGGGCCGGGGCGGGATGACCGAGGAGGAGTTCGAGCGCCTCGTGCGCCGGAGCGAGGAGCTGGCGCGTGAGCCGGACCTCGCACGCGATGCCACCGAGTTCGAGTTGCTGGTGGCAGACGCGATCGACCGGCTGCCGCCCGAGTTCCAGGCGCTGCTCGAGAAGACGCCGGTGGTGGTGTCGCGCCGCGGGGCGCAGGCCGGCGCCTACGGCCACTACTTCGGCGACACGGTTGCGCGAGGCAATTACGAGAACCGCATCGTGATCTACCAGGACACCCTCGAGCGCGACTTCGGATACGACCCGGATGTGCTCGCCGCGCAGGTGGAGCGGGTGCTGCGCCACGAGCTCGCGCATCACCTGGGCTGGGACGAGCCGGGCGTGCGCGGTCTCGGTCTCTAGCTACGCTTTGTCGCGTTCCGGAGAGGTGTCCGAGTGGCTTAAGGAGCGCGACTGGAAATCGCGTGGGCGGGGTTGACCTGCCTCGAGGGTTCGAATCCCTCCCTCTCCGCTCGTCACGTTCCCGCGCTAGAGCGCGGAAGGTTCCCGATGAGCCCGCGCCCACTGGGCGATGGCCGCGGAGCCGTCGATGATCGAGCCGTCGTCGAGGACGAGTGTCGGCACCTTGTAACTGCCGGACAGCTCCTTGACCTCGCGGCGGCCCCTGAACAGGCGATCGGTGCCGTAGCAGCCGAAGGTCCTGACGACCTCGAACTCATGTCCGGCCTCCCTCAGCGCGCGGTGTGCCTTGGCGCACGGGTGGCGGTCTGGCGGGCCGAACGTGCCGTAACAGACATAGAGCTTCATGCGGCTGTCCTTCCTCCCGCGCCGTTGGCGAGGATGAGGGCGGGGAGCTCGAAGAATGCGCGGTCCGGAACGCTGCGAGGGTCGGCGAGGCGTTCGAGCGCCAGGCCGTTGGCGACCGCGGTGAGGGCGAGGGCGATCTGGGCCGCCGGGACGGCAGGCTCGACACCGGCCTGCGCGGCCTGTGCCTCGATCACGCGCTGGAGCGCCGCGCGCAGCGCACGCAGTCGCTTGACCATACGGCGGCGCGCCTGCGGGTGCCGCGCCGCGTACGAGACGAACTCGAAGTAGAGGCGCGGCCACGTGCCGTCGCGGACGACGGCGAGGAACTGCTCGGCAAAGGCACCCCAACCGGCCACCGGCGTACGCTCGAGCTCGGCGGTGTAGCGCGCGCAGCGCTCGTCGAGAAGCGCCAGGAACAAGTCTTCCTTGGTCCTGTAGCGGTAGTACAGGGCGCCCTTCGTCAGGCCCACGCGATCAGCGATCTGCTCCATCGTCGCCGCCTGGAAGCCGCGCTCCGCGAACGTCTCGGCTGCCGCAGCCAGCAGCGCCGCGGTCCTGGCGGCGTTCTTTTGAGCTCGCGCGGGCTTCGCGCCTGCAACTGCAGCTTTCATACGCATGAGTATGTTATACGCATGAGTATGAAGATGGAACAGCAGCTTCGTGCGCGGCAGAAGGCCAGCCAGCGCGCGTTCTACCGAGCGATGGCGGGTGGATATCCCGGCGCTGAGCTCCTCGAGCTCGACGGCATCCAAGCGACGGTGGTGCCAGTGCGCGAGTGGTTCTCGATCTTCAACAGCGCCTTCTACGACGACCCGGCGCAGCTCGAGCTTGTGTATCCCAGGCTCGCGGCGGCCTACGAAGCGGCCGGGGTGAAGGCGTGGAGCGTGTGGGTACCGCCCGACGAGCCGCGAGCACCGGCAATCTTGGGCTCGAGAGGTCACGTACTCGACTCCACGCCGATGCTCTGTGCCGCCGAGATCGACACGCTCGACCTCGCGCCGCGGCGTGAGCTCGACCTCCACCCGGCACCGGACTGGGAACTCGTCGGTGAGGTCAATGACCTCGCCTACGGCGTGTTACAGCCGTGGTCGCTGGCGGCCGTCTTCGAGACGATGGACGATGCAGCCAGCCACCTGCACGTCGCACGAGCCGGAGGCCAGGCGGCGTGCGCGCTCATCGCCCGCGAGCAGGGCGGCGACTGCTACTTCTGGTTCGTAGCCACCGTGCCGGGCGCGCGCGGTGCCGGACTCGCCAGCGAGCTGATGCGCCACGCCCTCCGCGAAGCAAGGGAGCGTGGCTGCACCACGACCACACTGGAGTCCACGGCGGCCGCCGAGAAGATGTACGCGCAGCTCGGCTACACCCCCCTCGGCCGCTATGAGATGTGGGAACTGCGCACGCCCTAGGCGCCTGTTCGGTAACAGCGCTGCGCCAATTGCGCAACGGGTGCGTACTTTTTCACCCGCGAGGCTCGATTCACATGCATTCTCTTTCTGGATGCACTACCACCGGGTCCACCTCAGCGGTCCAGAAGCAGCCGTCGAAGCCGTCGGCGCGGACCTTGTCGCGCGCGGTGGGAGCCTGCTCGAGCACGGCCGGCTGGCGTTCCTGACGCTTGCCGACGGGAGCGGCGAGGTGTGGGAGGAGCTGTCGCAGGTTCACCGGGGCGCGGTGTTGGGCGTGGAGGGCTTCGAGCTGTTCGACGATGAGTTCGTACAGACGATCGTCGCGAGCGGCGTCGCCACCGAGATGGCTCGGCGCAGCGTGGTTCCAGAGGCATGCCACTCCTTCTACGACGAGGGCGACCCGCTGGACGAGTCGCTGGTGCGCACGGCGGCGGAGCTGGTCAACGGCGGGCGGCTGCGGCACGAGCTCGGTCCCGTGTCGCG
Protein-coding sequences here:
- a CDS encoding metallopeptidase family protein, coding for MNEGPRSALRAAAIAVFAVGVLLMFLHPPSLSGAGGLATLIVAAIAFFLVVAWGTVALMGRGGMTEEEFERLVRRSEELAREPDLARDATEFELLVADAIDRLPPEFQALLEKTPVVVSRRGAQAGAYGHYFGDTVARGNYENRIVIYQDTLERDFGYDPDVLAAQVERVLRHELAHHLGWDEPGVRGLGL
- a CDS encoding glutathione S-transferase N-terminal domain-containing protein, with amino-acid sequence MKLYVCYGTFGPPDRHPCAKAHRALREAGHEFEVVRTFGCYGTDRLFRGRREVKELSGSYKVPTLVLDDGSIIDGSAAIAQWARAHREPSAL
- a CDS encoding TetR/AcrR family transcriptional regulator, encoding MKAAVAGAKPARAQKNAARTAALLAAAAETFAERGFQAATMEQIADRVGLTKGALYYRYRTKEDLFLALLDERCARYTAELERTPVAGWGAFAEQFLAVVRDGTWPRLYFEFVSYAARHPQARRRMVKRLRALRAALQRVIEAQAAQAGVEPAVPAAQIALALTAVANGLALERLADPRSVPDRAFFELPALILANGAGGRTAA
- a CDS encoding GNAT family N-acetyltransferase, whose amino-acid sequence is MEQQLRARQKASQRAFYRAMAGGYPGAELLELDGIQATVVPVREWFSIFNSAFYDDPAQLELVYPRLAAAYEAAGVKAWSVWVPPDEPRAPAILGSRGHVLDSTPMLCAAEIDTLDLAPRRELDLHPAPDWELVGEVNDLAYGVLQPWSLAAVFETMDDAASHLHVARAGGQAACALIAREQGGDCYFWFVATVPGARGAGLASELMRHALREARERGCTTTTLESTAAAEKMYAQLGYTPLGRYEMWELRTP